Within the Arthrobacter sp. V1I7 genome, the region GGCCTGCCATTGTTCTCTCCTTCTGTCCGTCCCCGATTTTCGAAGGGACATCCTGTAGCAATACTGCCACGCCGAAGGCGTCGGCGGGGGCCTTTGTTCCTAGGAACCGGGGCTGAGTCCGAGGAGCTCGGCAAGGAACGGTCCGGCCTCCCGGTGACGGGCAAACAGCGCGCCGGTAAGGGCCTCGGTTCCGCGCAGCGGTTCCCGGGTGGGCACGCGCTGGAGCCTGCCACGGCCGGGGACATCGAAGATCACCGAGTCCCAGCTGGCCCCGACGAGGTCGGTCCCGAAGCGGCTCACGCAGCGTCCCCGGAAGTAGGCCCGGGTGTCCGACGGCGGTTCGGTCACGGCCCGCTGAATGGCCGCGTCCTCGACGATCCGTTTCATCCGGTCCCGGGCCAGGAGCCGGTAGTAGAGCCCCTTTTCCGGCCGGATATCCGCCCATTGCAGGTCCACCAGGCCCAGCCGTGCGTTATCCCATTCCAAGCCGTCCCGGTCCCGGTATCCCTCCAGCAGGGAGAGCTTCGCGAGCCACTCCACGGAGGAGGCGGCTGCGGTCCGGTCGCTGCCCAACTCGGTCAGGGTGGCGGACCAGCGCTCCAGCACGGCATGGGTATGCCCGTCACCGTCCACGGCATCGGCAACACCGGTGTCCTGGGCGTGCTTCGCGGCCGCCTCGTAGTAGATCCACTGAAGGTCCAGGGCCGTGATCCGGCGCCCGTCCAGCAGACGCACGGTGGCGGTGAGGGAGGTGTCGTGGCTGACGGCCTGGAGCGCTGCGACCGGTTCGTGGATTTCCACGCGCGGGGCCAGGCCGGCCTCGATCAGGCTCAGGACCATCGCGGTGGTGCCGAACTTGAGGTAGTTGGACGTCTGGCTCAGGTTGGCGTCGCCGATGATGACGTGGAGCCGGCGGTACTTGTCGGCGGTGGCGTGGGGTTCGTCGCGGGTGTTGATGATGGGCCGGCGGATGGTGGTCTCCAGGCCCACCTCCGTCTCGAAGAAATCCGCGCGCTGGCTGATCTGGTAGCCGGGCCGGGAGCTGTCCTGCCCCCTGCCGACCCGGCCGGAGCCGCAGATGATCTGGCGGGTGACAAAGAACGGGGTCAGGCCTCGCACGATGTCGCCAAAGGGCACGTTGCGGGGCATCAGGTAGTTCTCGTGGGAACCGTAGGACACCGACTTGTTGTCCGTGTTGTTCTTGTAGAGGTTGATCGGCGGCAGGTCCGGGTCGCCGGCCAGCCGGCGCACGGCGGCGAGGGCCACGAGGTCCCCGGCGGCATCCCAGGCGACGGCATCGCGAGGGTTGGTCACTTCCGGACTGGAGTACTCGGGATGGGCGTGATCAACGTAGAGCCGAGCGCCGTTGCCCAGCACCATGTTCATCAGCAGCGTGCCGGATTCATCCTCGCCGTCGTGCTCCAGCTCGGCCCGTCCGTAGGCCAGGGCGACCGCCTCCGCGTCCAGCACGGGCGGCTGGTCGGTCAGCTGCTCCGGGTCTGCGGCACTGCGCTCCAAGGTCCAGCCCCGGGCGTCGTGCAGCGGCTCCTCGTCCGTGTAGTCCCAGCGTGTTTCGGCGCCGCCGGCGGCACGCTGCCGCGTCACCTGGGCGTAGGCCTGGATCACCCGGGCAGACATCATGGTGGCGTTGGCGCCGGGGGCGGAGGGCGCATGGATGCCGTATTCCGTCTCCGAACCCATCACCCTCATGGCACCGCCGACGGGCAGGCCCCCGGACACCCCGGCCGGACGGCCGGTCGCAGCTGCCGTCATAGGTACTGGCCCGTGCTGGGCATCGTCTCGATGGACTTCCCGGGTTCCTGGCCCGCCTTGCCCTGGACGATGGTGCGGATGTAGGTGATGCGCTCGCCCTTCTTGCCGGAGATCCGTGCCCAGTCGTCCGGGTTGGTGGTGTTCGGCATGTCCTCGTGCTCCCGGAACTCGTCGATGACGGCGCGCAGCAGATGGTCGATGCGGATGCCCTTCTGGCCAATGGTGAGCAGGTCCTTGATCGCGTACTTCTTGGCCCGGTCCACCACGTTCTGCACCACGGCGCCGGAGTTGAAGTCCTTGAAGTAGAGCATCTCGGTGTCGCCGTTGGCGTACGTCACCTCAAGGTATTCGTTGGACTTGTCGGTGGAGTACATGGCCTCGACCGTGCGCTGGACCATGGCGTCCACCGTGGCCTGCACATCGCCGTCATGTTCGGCCAGGTCGGACTGGTGGAACGGCAGGTCGGCGGTGATGTACTTGTTGAAGATGTCGGCCGCGGCCTCGGCATCGGGGCGCTGGATCTTCACTTTCACGTCGAGCCGGCCCGGCCGCAGGATGGCCGGATCAATCATGTCCTCCCGGTTGGAGGCGCCGATCACGATTACGTTGTCCAGACGCTCCACGCCGTCGATCTCGCTCAGGAGCTGCGGAACGATCGTGGTTTCAACGTCGGAGGAGATGCCGGTGCCACGGGTGCGGAACAACGAATCCATCTCGTCGAAGAACACCACGACGGGGCTGCCCCCGGAAGCCTTCTCCCGGGCGCGGGCGAAGATCAGCCGGATATGCCGTTCGGTCTCGCCGACGTACTTATCGAGCAGTTCCGGTCCCTTGATGTTCAGGAAGTAGCTTTTCATGTCCGACTTGCCGGTGCGCTCGGCTGCCCGGGCCGCCAGGGAGTTGGCGACGGCCTTGGCGATCAGTGTCTTGCCGCAGCCCGGAGGGCCGTACAGCAGGATGCCCTTGGGCGCCTTGAGCCCGTGTTCACGGTACAGGTCCGGATGCAGGAACGGCAGTTCGACGGCGTCGCGGATCTGCTCGATCTGCGGCCCCAGGCCGCCGATGTCCTGGTAGGTGATATCCGGAACCTCTTCGAGGACCAGGTTCTCCACTTCCGAGCGCGGGATCTTCTCCAGCGCGTAGCCGGTGCGGGAGTCGATGGAGAGCGCGTCGCCGACCCGCAGGTTCTGCGACATCAGGGCGCCGGAGAGCCGGATGACGCGCTCCTCGTCCGCGCGGCCCACCACGAGGGCACGGTCCGAGCCCAGCATTTCCTTGAGCGTGACCAGGTCCCCGGCCCGCTCGTAGCCCAGCCCGGCCACCACGAGCAACGCCTCGTTGAGCAGCACTTCCTGGCCGGCCGCGAGCTGGTTCATATTGACCAGCGGGCTGATCCCCACGCGCATCTTGCGCCCGGCATTGAAGATGTCCACGGATTCCTCGGTGGCTGCCTGGCCGCTGTTGCCGGCCGCGGGCAGCCGCTTCGGGTTCAGCTGCAGCACCGTGCCGAAGCTGTAGGGCGGCTGACCCTCCTGGTCGAGGGCGTTCTTGAGCCGGAGGATTTCCGCCTTGGCCGCCTCCAGCGTGGCCACGAGTTTGGAGTTGTTCTGCGTCGCGGCGGCTAGCTGCCGGTCAATATGCCGGAGTTTGTCCCGGAGAATATTGACCTGCCGTTCGGCCACGGACAGCTCGTTCGCGGCGTAGCGGTCGTCGTCGGCACCCTGTGCCGCTGATCGTGCTGCCGTCTCTGCTGCCTCGTCCGCCGGTGTGCGGCCCGGGTCAGTGTTCGGAGTCTCCATCGTGCATCATCCCCTTCCTGCGCTGCTATTAAGACATTAGCCCCAACTAGCCGGTCACGCGGAAGACTTCCGAAATCTGGACTAGTTCGTAACCTCCGGGTCGTCCTTGACGTTGGTTCCGGCAATGGCGTCCCGGGCGGCCCGGCGCAGTTTCTTGTCCGAGACGGCGCGCTCTCCCACCGCGCCCGGGGTCCAGGCGTTGACGTCCTCTTCGTTGAAGCCGGTCTTGGAGGGACGGCGCTTGACAGAGATGCCGGTGACGCCGTCGGCCAGCCGCCGGGTGACGAGCAGGAAGCCGGTATGCGCAACCATCCGGTGGTCCGGGCGGACGGCCAGGCCCTCGAGGTGCCAGCCGCGGACCATGGATTCCCAGGCATCGGGTTCGGTGAAACGGCCATCGGCCCGGATGGCTTCGGCGGTCCGGGAAAGCTGCGTCACCGTTGCGACATAATTGATCCACACGCCGCCGGGGGCCAGGACTGTGGCGACGGCGTCGAGGCATTCCCAGGGGGCGAGCATGTCAAGGACCACACGGTCCACGGAGCCCGGATCCTCGCTGCGGACGACTTCCTCCTGGAAATCGCCGAGGGAGATCTTCCATGCCGGGTGGGGACCGCCGAAGATCGTTTCGACGTTGCCGCGGGCGATATCAGCGAATTCCTCGCGCCGTTCAAAGGAGTGCAGGTAGCCGTTGTCCCCCACGGCGCGCAGCAGCGAGATGGACAGCGCGCCGGAGCCGACGCCCGCTTCGACCACGCGCGCGCCGGGGAAAATGTCCGCCATGGTGACGATCTGGCCGGCGTCCTTGGGGTACACCACGGCCGCGCCGCGGGGCATCGAGAGCACGAAGTCCGAAAGCAGCGGCCGCAGCGTCTGGTACTGCTGGCCGACGTTGTTCACGACGACGGAGCCGTCCGGCTGGCCGATGATCTCGTCATGGTTCAGGAACCCGCGGTGCGTGTGGAAGGCGCCGCCCGCTTCGAGGCTGATGGTGTTCATCCGGCCGCGTTCGTCCGTGAGCTGCACGCGCTCCCCTTCGCGGAACGGGCCGCGACGGCGGGCGGCGCCGACCGGCACCGTGGGCGTGGCGCCCGTGGTGCCGGCCTGGGCCTCTTCGGTGCTGGTTCTTGTGCTCCCGGCCGCGCCGGTGTCGGCCGGGCTGGTGTTGGCGGCGGTGTCGCTGCTCATGAAGATGTCCTCACTCCTGTAAAGCTGTAGGGCCGCGGATTTGCCGGCGGCTCGGCTGCTTGAGCCCGGGGCGTTGCGCCCAGGGCCGGAAAATTCACGGCCGGCAGGTAACTCTACCCGTTCCGGCCGTACGTCCGCCCGCTGCCGCGGGGACTCTTACCGGTGATGGCGTCCAGGACCGTGGCTTGGCGCAGCAGTCCCGTGACGGTGCCGTCGCGGTTGACGACGGCGTATGCCTGGCCGTCGATCTGGGCCAGGTACTGAAGCAGCTCCTGGCCCTGGGACGACTCAGGAACATACGCACCGGCGCCCAGGGCGTAGGAAACGGCCGTGAGCGGTGTGCTGGCCACGGCGTCCGGCGGCACCGTGGCGGCAACACCGGCGTCGACCACGGCCACCGGACGGCCGTCCGGGCCGTACAGCACGACGGCGGGCGGGGAACCGGCGGCGGACCGGTGCAGGCGCTCCAGTTCGGCGACTGTGGCGGTTTCCGGAAGCCCGACGGCCGGCTCGGCGAGGGATCCTGCGTGCACGAGATGCAGCCGCCCCCGCAGGCGCGCCTGCTGGATCGACGCCGTCGCGCCCATCCAGAGGAAGCTGCCCACCAATACGGTGATGAGCATGAGCGAGATATCCGGGCGTTCACCGCTGAGCAAGGGCAGGGCGACGAACCACACGACGAGGGCGATCACGATGATCCGGCCGCCCCAGCCGGCGGCCACGGTGCCTTTCGCCTGGCTGCCCGTCACCTTCCAGACAGCGGATTCGACCAGCCGGCCACCGTCCAGCGGCAGCCCGGGCAAGACGTTGAAGATGCCGATCAACAGGTTGGCCCAGACAAAAATGTTGGCCAGGATGTCCGCGACGCCGCTCAGGTTGCCGGCGGTGAGCAGCACCCAGCCGCCCCCGGCCAGGACGAAGTTGGCGGCCGGACCGGCCAGGGCCACCAGGACGGAGCGGCCAGGGGAGGCGGTGAAACTCTCGAACTGGGTATGGCCGCCCCAGAGGTTAAGGACGATTTTCTCGGTGGGCCAGTGGTAGATCTTAGCGGTCAGGGCGTGCGCGAGTTCATGCACCAGCACCGAGATCAGCAACAGGAGGGCGTAGGCGAACGCTACAAAATAGGCGCCAATGCCGAGGTCGGGGTTGTTGCGCAGGAGCACGGGCCCGTAGACGATCACGGTGAACGCCGCGATGATGAACCAGGAATGGGCGAGGACCACGGGGATCCCGGCGATCCGGCCCAGCGGGATGCCGTCTTTGCGGGCACCCACCGATTTTCCGGGCTGTCCCTGGGTGTCGGTGTCAGTCACTGGCGAGGCTCCCGGCCGTGGCACGGTCCAGGCCGAATGTCGCGTCCGGAAACTCCCGGCGGAGGGCCACAAGTTCTTCGAGGTCCGCCACGGTGCGTCCGGCCAGGGTTTCCCAGGTGGCGTGGCGGGGATCCGGCGGGAGCGGGACGATATGCGGAATCGCCACGGTCAGTACCCCGGACGCCACGGCCGCCGCCACCCCGGGCGCCGAGTCCTCGAGCGCCACGCAGTGTTGCAGGCCGAGCGCCGGATCTGCCTGCTGGAGGAGTTCGACGGCCTTCAGGTAGGCCTCGGGGTGGGGCTTGCCCTGCGTCACCGTGTCCCCCGTGATGAGGAAGTCAAAGTAGGGCTTCGGCAGGCTGGCGACGATTTCGCGGGCCAGCGGGGCTTCGGACATGGTGACCAGGGCGCAACGGATGCCGGCGGTGTGGAGCTCATCGAGGAGTTCACGGGCCCCGGGCCGCCAGGGCACAGAGGTCCGGACCCGGCTGATGACGTGTTCCGTGAGGATGTCGATTATTTCGCGGCGCTCCAGCTTCACGCCGGCCCCTTGCAGAATCCCGGCGGAGAACATCAGCGACTGGCCCACGAGCTGCAAGGCCTTCTCGTGCGACCACTGCCCGCCGTGGGCGGCGACGAGAGCGTGTTCGGCTTCAATCCAGTACGGCTCCGTGTCGACGATGGTGCCATCCATGTCCCATAGTGCGGCTTTGAGCAGGGGCTGGGAAGCTGAGGATCGCATGCCCTCAAGTCTACGGTGCGGCCGTGTTGGGGCCTGGATAGTACGCCCATGGCGAATATCACGCCCCCGGACCGCTCCCGGCGGAGCCGGATTCACCGGGCATGCAGGATTTCCGGCGCTTCATTCCATGCGGGGGCCGGGTGCTTGGACGTAGGGTGAAGAAATGAATAGCTTCGAGGCAGACACAACCGAAGCGGCCGGCGTGCCCGAGCCGGAGCGGCTTCTGCAGCCGGTGCCCGAGGGCCAGCGCATCACGGTGATGCTTGCCGCCTTCGAAGGCTGGAACGACGCCGGCGAGGCCGCAAGTGACGCGTTGCGCTACCTGAACAAGTTATGGGGCGGCAAGAAAGTCGGATCGATCGACGCCGACGAGTACTACGACTTCCAGTTCACCCGCCCGACGATCCGCCGGACCTCCTCCGGGGAGCGGAAGATCAAATGGCCGTCCACCCGGATCTTCAAGGCCAGCGTGCCGGACTCGAATGTGGACGTCATCTTTGTACAGGGCACCGAACCGTCTTATAAGTGGCGCGCCTACACCGCCGAACTGCTGGTCCACGCGGAGGCGCTCCAGGTGGATTACGTGATACTGGTCGGCGCCCTGCTCGCTGACGTACCGCACAGCCGGCCGATCCCGGTCAGCGCGTCCACTGACGACGCGGCCCTGCGCGAGCGGATGGACCTCGAGGCCTCGCAGTATGAGGGGCCGGTGGGGATCGTCGGAGTCCTGGCTGAAGTGTCGCTGCTGGCCGGGCTGCCTACCGTATCCCTGTGGGCCGCGGTGCCGCACTACGTGGCCCAGGCGCCATCACCCAAGGCCCAACTGGCTTTGCTGCACCGCATCGAGGAACTGCTGCAGGTTCCACTGGACACCCAGGAACTGGTCGAGGAGTCGGACGCGTGGGAGCGCGGCGTGGACGAGCTGGCCACCGAAGACCCCGAGATTGCCGCCTACGTCCGCCAGCTGGAGGAAGCGAAGGACACCGCCGACCTTCCCGAGGCCAGCGGTGAGTCGATCGCGCGGGAGTTCGAGCGCTACCTCAAGCGCCGCGGCAAGGACAAGCCCTAGCCGGAGCCGGGCGGCCGCTCAGCGCGGGCCTGCATGGCAGCCCGGGGCCATCGCCCCGCGGGTCAATACTTTGGGGTCAGAGCTCGATGCCGAGAAGCGCGTCGACGGCGTCGCTCACCAGGGCAGAGTCCCCGGCGGCGCCGATGCCGCCGCCCTGCCGGGCCGCGCGGGCCCAGTCGTCGACGGCTGCGAGGGCACCGGGGGCATTCAGGTCATCGGACAGCGCGGCACGCATCCGGGCGACGAGCGGGGCGGCCGAGCCTTCCGGAGCCACCCCCAGAGCCTCGCGCCAGTTACGGAGCCGCTCCTTGGCCTCGGTGAATCCACCGTCGGTCCACGACCAGTCGGTCCGGTAGTGATGGGCCAGAATGGCCAAACGGATCGCGGCCGGTTCTTCACCCTCGGCGCGCAGCCGGGACACCAGGACGAGGTTGCCCTTGGACTTGCTCATCTTTTCGCCGTCGAGCCCCACCATCCCGGCATGGGCGAAGTGGCGTGCCAGCGGCACCCCGGCCAGCGAGTACGCATGGCCGGCACCCATTTCATGATGCGGGAAAACCAGGTCCGAACCGCCTCCCTGGACGGTGAACGGAGCGGGAAGAAACTGCCGGGCGATGACGGTACATTCGATGTGCCAGCCGGGGCGCCCCTCCCCCAACCCGCCGCCAGGCCAACTCGGTTCCCCGTCCCGGGCCACCCGCCACAGCAGCGGATCCAGGGCCTGGCGCTTCCCGGCACGGCCGGGATCGCCACCTCGTTCGGCGAAAAGCTCCAGCATCTCGGCGTCGGACAGGCCGGAGAGGGCGCCCAGCGTCCACGCGTCGTCGGCGTCCGGGGCGTGCTTGCCGGCGGCTTCGACGTCGTAGTAGACGTCGCCGTCGGGTTCGCCGTCGCTGCCGGGCACACGGTACGCGAGGCCCCGCTCCACCAGCCCTTCGATCGCGGGAACGATCAGGGGTATCGCTTCGACGGCGCCGACGTAGTGGTCCGGTGCAAGCACGTTGAGGGCTTCCATGTCCGTCCGGAAGAGGTCGATCTGGCTGGCGGCGAGGTCACGCCAGTCCACACCCGTCGCCGTCGCCCGCTCCAGCAGCGGGTCGTCGACGTCGGTGACGTTCTGGACATACGAGACCTGCTGACCGCCGTCGCGCCAGGCCCGGTTCAGCAGGTCAAAGGCCACATAGCTGGCCGCGTGGCCCATGTGGGTGGCGTCATACGGGGTGATCCCGCAGACATACAGCGACTGTTCGCCCGAGGCTTCGAGGGCGGCCATTGCGCCCTTGGCGGTGTCGAAAAGGCGGAGGGCAGGCATGCTGCCCGGGAGTTGGGGAACAGGGGGGGAGATCCAGGACTTCACAGCCCAAGCCTAGTGCTAGGCGCTGATGACATTGAAACCGAGCAGCAGATACAGCGCCAGGCCAAGGAAGATTCGGTACCAGACGAAAAGGCGGTAGCTGCGGGTCGAGACGAACTTCAGGAACCAGCCGATGATGATGTAGCCCACCACCAGGGCAATGATGGTGGCAAGGGCCGTTTCGGGCAGTCCGTAAGGTCCTGTGATGCCGTCCTTGGAGACCACCTTGTAGAGCTGGTAGAGGCCGCTGCCGAACACGGCAGGGATGGCCAGCAGGAAAGAGTAGCGCGCCGCGGCCTCCCGGGTGTAGCCCATCAGCAGGCCTGCCGTGATGGTACCGCCGGAGCGGGAGACGCCCGGAATCAGGGCCATGGCCTGGGCCAGCCCGTACAGGAGGCCGTGTTTGTAGGTCAGCTGGGTGAGGTCGCGGTCCTGGCGGCCGACCGCGTCCGCGACGGCCAGGAACAGGCCGAACACGATCAAGGTGGTAGCAACAATCCAGAGGCTGCGGAGCACGGACTCAATCTGGTCCTGGAACAGCAGCCCCAGGACGATGATCGGCAGGCTTCCCAGGATCACCAGCCAGCCCATCCGGACGTCCGGATCCTGCCGGGAGATCTTGCCGCGGAGCGAACCGAGCCAGGCCTTCACGATCCGCACGATATCCCGCCAGAAGTAAATGACCACGGCGGTTTCCGTGCCCAGCTGCGTGATGGCGGTGAACGCCGCACCGGGGTCGGCCGCGTTCGGCAGGAAGGAGCCGACAATCCGCAGGTGGGCGCTGGAGGAAATCGGCAGGAATTCTGTCAGGCCTTGGACAAGGCCCAGCAGGGCCGCTTCAAACCAGTTCACGTTTATAGACCCTACGTCATCAACCATTCCGAATCCCCGTAAGCTTGCTGACATGCAGCAGCGTTATGTCGGCAACAGTGGGTTGCGCGTGTCCGCCCTCGCCCTTGGCACCATGTCCTGGGCCAGGGAGACTGATGAGCAGGAAGCTTCCGGCCTGCTTCGCGGGTTCGTGGACGCGGGAGGCACCCTGATCGACACGGCAGCCTCATACGCCGGCGGCCAGGCCGAGGCCCTGCTCGGCGGCATGCTGGGCGACGTCGTGGCCCGGTCCGAGGTCGTTCTTTCCACGAAGGCCGGGCTTTCGACGTCGGAGGGGCGCCGGAGCGTCGATACGTCCCGGAATGGGATGCTGTCCGCGCTGGACGCCAGCCTGGCCAGGCTGGGGACCGACCATGTGGACATCTGGTTCGCCCAGGCCTGGGATCCGAACGTCCCCCTCGAGGAAACCCTCTCCGCCCTGGAGTTTGCCCTCCGTTCCGGCCGGGCCCGGTACGTGGGCGTCTCCAACTTCAACGGTTGGCAGACGTCCAAGGCCGCAGCCGTGGCAGGATTTCCCCTCGTCGCCAACCAGTCCGAATACTCCCTGGTGCACCGCACCCCGGAAGCCGAGCTGATTCCGGCAATCGAGGACGCCGGCCTTGGCCTGCTGGCGTGGGGGCCGGTGGGCCGCGGCGTGCTGAGCGGGAAATACCGCGGGCACATTCCGGCGGACTCACGGGCGGCCAATTCGCG harbors:
- the dop gene encoding depupylase/deamidase Dop, whose protein sequence is MTAAATGRPAGVSGGLPVGGAMRVMGSETEYGIHAPSAPGANATMMSARVIQAYAQVTRQRAAGGAETRWDYTDEEPLHDARGWTLERSAADPEQLTDQPPVLDAEAVALAYGRAELEHDGEDESGTLLMNMVLGNGARLYVDHAHPEYSSPEVTNPRDAVAWDAAGDLVALAAVRRLAGDPDLPPINLYKNNTDNKSVSYGSHENYLMPRNVPFGDIVRGLTPFFVTRQIICGSGRVGRGQDSSRPGYQISQRADFFETEVGLETTIRRPIINTRDEPHATADKYRRLHVIIGDANLSQTSNYLKFGTTAMVLSLIEAGLAPRVEIHEPVAALQAVSHDTSLTATVRLLDGRRITALDLQWIYYEAAAKHAQDTGVADAVDGDGHTHAVLERWSATLTELGSDRTAAASSVEWLAKLSLLEGYRDRDGLEWDNARLGLVDLQWADIRPEKGLYYRLLARDRMKRIVEDAAIQRAVTEPPSDTRAYFRGRCVSRFGTDLVGASWDSVIFDVPGRGRLQRVPTREPLRGTEALTGALFARHREAGPFLAELLGLSPGS
- the arc gene encoding proteasome ATPase — encoded protein: METPNTDPGRTPADEAAETAARSAAQGADDDRYAANELSVAERQVNILRDKLRHIDRQLAAATQNNSKLVATLEAAKAEILRLKNALDQEGQPPYSFGTVLQLNPKRLPAAGNSGQAATEESVDIFNAGRKMRVGISPLVNMNQLAAGQEVLLNEALLVVAGLGYERAGDLVTLKEMLGSDRALVVGRADEERVIRLSGALMSQNLRVGDALSIDSRTGYALEKIPRSEVENLVLEEVPDITYQDIGGLGPQIEQIRDAVELPFLHPDLYREHGLKAPKGILLYGPPGCGKTLIAKAVANSLAARAAERTGKSDMKSYFLNIKGPELLDKYVGETERHIRLIFARAREKASGGSPVVVFFDEMDSLFRTRGTGISSDVETTIVPQLLSEIDGVERLDNVIVIGASNREDMIDPAILRPGRLDVKVKIQRPDAEAAADIFNKYITADLPFHQSDLAEHDGDVQATVDAMVQRTVEAMYSTDKSNEYLEVTYANGDTEMLYFKDFNSGAVVQNVVDRAKKYAIKDLLTIGQKGIRIDHLLRAVIDEFREHEDMPNTTNPDDWARISGKKGERITYIRTIVQGKAGQEPGKSIETMPSTGQYL
- a CDS encoding tRNA (adenine-N1)-methyltransferase; translation: MSSDTAANTSPADTGAAGSTRTSTEEAQAGTTGATPTVPVGAARRRGPFREGERVQLTDERGRMNTISLEAGGAFHTHRGFLNHDEIIGQPDGSVVVNNVGQQYQTLRPLLSDFVLSMPRGAAVVYPKDAGQIVTMADIFPGARVVEAGVGSGALSISLLRAVGDNGYLHSFERREEFADIARGNVETIFGGPHPAWKISLGDFQEEVVRSEDPGSVDRVVLDMLAPWECLDAVATVLAPGGVWINYVATVTQLSRTAEAIRADGRFTEPDAWESMVRGWHLEGLAVRPDHRMVAHTGFLLVTRRLADGVTGISVKRRPSKTGFNEEDVNAWTPGAVGERAVSDKKLRRAARDAIAGTNVKDDPEVTN
- a CDS encoding site-2 protease family protein, with product MTDTDTQGQPGKSVGARKDGIPLGRIAGIPVVLAHSWFIIAAFTVIVYGPVLLRNNPDLGIGAYFVAFAYALLLLISVLVHELAHALTAKIYHWPTEKIVLNLWGGHTQFESFTASPGRSVLVALAGPAANFVLAGGGWVLLTAGNLSGVADILANIFVWANLLIGIFNVLPGLPLDGGRLVESAVWKVTGSQAKGTVAAGWGGRIIVIALVVWFVALPLLSGERPDISLMLITVLVGSFLWMGATASIQQARLRGRLHLVHAGSLAEPAVGLPETATVAELERLHRSAAGSPPAVVLYGPDGRPVAVVDAGVAATVPPDAVASTPLTAVSYALGAGAYVPESSQGQELLQYLAQIDGQAYAVVNRDGTVTGLLRQATVLDAITGKSPRGSGRTYGRNG
- a CDS encoding HAD family phosphatase; this translates as MRSSASQPLLKAALWDMDGTIVDTEPYWIEAEHALVAAHGGQWSHEKALQLVGQSLMFSAGILQGAGVKLERREIIDILTEHVISRVRTSVPWRPGARELLDELHTAGIRCALVTMSEAPLAREIVASLPKPYFDFLITGDTVTQGKPHPEAYLKAVELLQQADPALGLQHCVALEDSAPGVAAAVASGVLTVAIPHIVPLPPDPRHATWETLAGRTVADLEELVALRREFPDATFGLDRATAGSLASD
- a CDS encoding PAC2 family protein, producing the protein MNSFEADTTEAAGVPEPERLLQPVPEGQRITVMLAAFEGWNDAGEAASDALRYLNKLWGGKKVGSIDADEYYDFQFTRPTIRRTSSGERKIKWPSTRIFKASVPDSNVDVIFVQGTEPSYKWRAYTAELLVHAEALQVDYVILVGALLADVPHSRPIPVSASTDDAALRERMDLEASQYEGPVGIVGVLAEVSLLAGLPTVSLWAAVPHYVAQAPSPKAQLALLHRIEELLQVPLDTQELVEESDAWERGVDELATEDPEIAAYVRQLEEAKDTADLPEASGESIAREFERYLKRRGKDKP
- the mshC gene encoding cysteine--1-D-myo-inosityl 2-amino-2-deoxy-alpha-D-glucopyranoside ligase — its product is MKSWISPPVPQLPGSMPALRLFDTAKGAMAALEASGEQSLYVCGITPYDATHMGHAASYVAFDLLNRAWRDGGQQVSYVQNVTDVDDPLLERATATGVDWRDLAASQIDLFRTDMEALNVLAPDHYVGAVEAIPLIVPAIEGLVERGLAYRVPGSDGEPDGDVYYDVEAAGKHAPDADDAWTLGALSGLSDAEMLELFAERGGDPGRAGKRQALDPLLWRVARDGEPSWPGGGLGEGRPGWHIECTVIARQFLPAPFTVQGGGSDLVFPHHEMGAGHAYSLAGVPLARHFAHAGMVGLDGEKMSKSKGNLVLVSRLRAEGEEPAAIRLAILAHHYRTDWSWTDGGFTEAKERLRNWREALGVAPEGSAAPLVARMRAALSDDLNAPGALAAVDDWARAARQGGGIGAAGDSALVSDAVDALLGIEL
- a CDS encoding undecaprenyl-diphosphate phosphatase; translated protein: MNWFEAALLGLVQGLTEFLPISSSAHLRIVGSFLPNAADPGAAFTAITQLGTETAVVIYFWRDIVRIVKAWLGSLRGKISRQDPDVRMGWLVILGSLPIIVLGLLFQDQIESVLRSLWIVATTLIVFGLFLAVADAVGRQDRDLTQLTYKHGLLYGLAQAMALIPGVSRSGGTITAGLLMGYTREAAARYSFLLAIPAVFGSGLYQLYKVVSKDGITGPYGLPETALATIIALVVGYIIIGWFLKFVSTRSYRLFVWYRIFLGLALYLLLGFNVISA
- a CDS encoding aldo/keto reductase; protein product: MQQRYVGNSGLRVSALALGTMSWARETDEQEASGLLRGFVDAGGTLIDTAASYAGGQAEALLGGMLGDVVARSEVVLSTKAGLSTSEGRRSVDTSRNGMLSALDASLARLGTDHVDIWFAQAWDPNVPLEETLSALEFALRSGRARYVGVSNFNGWQTSKAAAVAGFPLVANQSEYSLVHRTPEAELIPAIEDAGLGLLAWGPVGRGVLSGKYRGHIPADSRAANSRLASYVEPYLEGAASSVVEAVAMAAKGLGRTALDVSLGWLLSQQGVAAAIVGARTTVQLKEALDSTLAPLPAEIAQALEDVSNPV